The genomic window taataaaataaaatttttgtattttatatgtaaaaatataccataattttttataagataaaaattatacatattataaaaatatattacttaaatgaGTGTATTTAGAATTTGGGTGAACCATTGGgatgaatattaatacattttaaagttatgtttatgttggtgtaattttcttaaaaactatTCATTTGAAGAGTTacatcataagttattatttgtttctgttatattaactatccatagaattattgaaataagaaTACTTTATCGGGCAaccttattttttcaaattttttttagaaaagagGTGTTTTAACAAGTTAAGAATGATGGTGCTAATATAAATTGGcggaaataattagtttttaaattgtgcaCGTGTATTGGCACTCGTCGCTAGGCACTTCGCCGAGCACTTcgcaaatcaaaaatatcccTCAACTTGCTATGCAACGCCACCTCAAGTAGGCATTGGGTTAAATACATCTTagggtattatttttacaattcaaaacataaaaaaaaaatgcaaaaactaaaattattaatcgcgGTGTTGAAGTCGCTGGTATTGAGGTATACGTGTATTCaatatacagtaataattgtaaatcatcataacttaaaaactaattatttccattaatttattttagcacCATCGTTCTTAACTCGTTAAAAACCcctttttagaaaaaaaaaaattggaaaaatagGGTCGTCCAGTAAAGTAGTCTTATACCGAATTATTTCATGCTACTTttgttactttaaattaaatgttcacaACCTATGGTCCTCGAGACACCGTATGCTGCTTCGTGAACCATatctacaaaatttaataatatattttagtttttttttatattaattaaattaatttattaatctttgTTGGGAACGCAAGTCCAAAAATCacatgaaattgtttttatagttttaatttactattaattaaaataataatattatgctatacatttttttataatagtaattactaatttgtgttaaattgttaattaatgtaaaacttttactAACACTTGAACAATAAGAAgcattaggtatatactagCCATAAAGAATTTctctgtattttatattcattaactaaattctaaaatgcatgaaaaaattgattcttgtttatgagaaaaaataaGGTTTAAATGAATGGTGGTTTATGTCAAAAATTAAGCCtgcttacaatttaaaaaaataattatttcaatattaatataaaacaattcattACCATACCTcagatttttaattgaaagatatttatttatataatatggcaattttaaaataattatatgatgtatcctaattttaaaactatattttaagagcctcagtaaaattattcagttattttattctagaataataatattttgttatttaaaaaaaaaaatcattagttatctatagatatttagtgttatgttttaaatatcaaaatgtatattattaaatataaattaatttgtatgcattaatttgataatttaccttttttattttgttgtgaaATAACTAGATGAaaatggagaaaaaaaaatcaaatggaaaagaaaacaaaataaaagaatcaAATGGTTTAGCTGatctaaaaaatgaaaatgaggtaacattatgttatgtataccagtttaatatttaaaaatactaaatttttttgagtGAAATTAAACTagtaaaatctttttatttttttactttgtgcatattctaaaaataaaattatcttagcctattttataaattagatttaaactttaagttttggtttttttagaTGTATGTTTGGTACAAAATTAATGTGtgtatgttttgtaaaatatataagtcaatttaactaatatataaaatgttttagttaaaaaataaaaatgaattagaaGATAAAACAGtaacaatgaaaaatgaaaatggaaATGAAGAGAAAAGAATTAACGAAGATGATAATCATCTGGAGTCTAAGGATAGTCAAAACAATTCTGAAGATGGTAAAGAAGAACTGGAATTATCTGAAATGATTGTATGTGACGAAGTAGCTGGTGATAGTGATgaagtatgtttattattgattacattttatttactttaaaatacaattaaaattattaatacttatgtaGGATGATAATAAGATAGAAATTGAAGCAACAATTACTAATGATAAAGATAAGTACGAAAgagatactaaaaaaataaaaaaagattcaaaagaaaaagaaagcaacaagaaaaaatatgataagaaATCAGGTaattttcatacttaatatatatgtttattgttgaatttaattacAGGTCAATCAAAGATAAAAGTGGTTTATAGGAGTTGAATGTGTTACTagaacatgtattttttttgttaatgataacaatatttgacaaatattcttttttttttacaagttagctacatttattaaaacatttaaaactattaagaatttaaaaaattaatccatATATTTACTATCTATTTCTGTTTGATAGATCATtgggataaaataatttaacattaataaatggatgaaatagttattaaatattaatattttaaaaatatattatgagaaattattttttattataaatttattattgtatcataattattttgtagttatttaatttttattgtcaatgatattatacatcgacctattataatgtatattatacctctGATTTACCTTTAACCAGTGATTAACAACAGTTGCATAGTTATGGTGGGAGGGTAAGAGGTTTCCGTCcccaaaacaaaaatcatttttttattggttagaataaaataaaaattacttttagcttaactataatatgtaatttgtatcataaatatattttagccccccccccctccagaaaaaattgtatctacaCCACTGATTAATATAGCTGTCTTATAGACAAAAATCGTTTGTTAATATAGGtctatgatatattatcaatacttttttgaattattaactttcaactaagtataatattactgctctattgatgttaattattatcaagtaCTTAAGTTTAAGTCAAGTAATCTAATACTTAGtagtatgttatttaattttgatcaatatgtataataattaatattataatgtggaGACTAGATACCCAAACATACTTGAGACTTAATATGTTTGGCTCTTAAGCCTCCGATATAAAGAAACTAGTCGATTTAatgatcatatttaaatattaagtagattatttaaataattttgtagtggactagtaacatttaaattataaaatattaaaaacaaaaaaccagACATTGTTGTATACTTTTCTATTCAGTAGGTCATtgtagtgttaaatttgaattcaataatgtatcattccatacaaaaaacgattctgaatggAGATGGTCTGTCAGTctttattactaaatactaCTAAGTATGTTTTGTGATATGTTTTTGATGTAGCTATtaaagtcatttattttatatttagtattatagtaggtcGATGgaattttttctgaaaatattgctttttattatgtaattagtatttgattgctgtaataatattatatatttatgccattatattaatttataaaactcaaaaattaattttatgtttctgtaaatattgtaaaaaagtaaaaataggtTAATAGTAGAAATAGTtacttttatctaaaaataaatcaaaaatgtcatcatacctattgtaaaattcataattttataatatacataagtaaaagttttaaatattaatgtgtaccataatatacacagtttaagaattgttaaattttttattcttaacaaCCCAATACCTCTAAAGGACTAAACATGAATTACAATAtgaaattctaatattaaaggtcttaaaattttgttattaattttttatatattttaacattttattattttctagattCTAAGTCTAAAGATCGATCAAGAAAAGAAGATTCAAAAAGAGTTGATAAAAAACGTTCAAGAACACCAAGCAAAGATAGATCAAGCAAGGACAGTTCATTGAAGAAAAGATCAAAAgttgtatgtttattaattaattaaattattattttattcttttgtaTGATTtgtaaactttaatattaatttattttattagagtgATAAAGAAAAGGAATCCAAAAAACTTAGAGAACTTGATAAGTTTTGGCAAACTGTACGTGATGATCCATCTGACTTTATTGGTTGGacctatttattacaatatgttgATGGAGCGGtactattataaagtttatctTTTAAGTTCAATCAAGTTActtatgcaatttttattgttttcagaaaaatattgaagcaGCTCGTGAAGCTTATGATgcgtttttagatttatatccATATTGTTATGGTTACTGGAGAAAATATGCAGACTACGAGAGAAAAAATGGAACCAAAGAAAACTGTGAAAAAgtgagttaaattttttttttttttttcatcaattgaATGGATGACAGATAATTccatattcttaaattaaatccgaaaattaataactgaaatggtattaaaatgttaaatactgTTTGGGACTAGTATGGGATgcataactaaatttatatttataatattgttatcttcAGTATTATTACTGCCAGTTAtacgacaatattattttgaataattttgtattattcattttttttacacgttTGTGTTGTGAttgataatacctatatgaataaaaaaaagtacaactAAGAAGAAGATTTAAAATCatactgatttttaaattaatttaaactattaatattattgtatagttttataattacatatatatatatttttaatgtaagaaatatataagattaatgataacaataataactaataagtaaatatatcatacatgattattaatggtaattattacataaatcaatgtacctatagattatatttttttaattgtactattgtttatttattttaagcacCATAAAgagaaaagtatttatttttatgttagtagttaataattgtattgttaacatttttatcttttaattatataattattatttattactgtttaaaACACAATCAATTGTTTGCTATGTATTTctgaatatgaattattataaaggtagttattttataaaccttatattgtattttttatatagttattgagcattgttataactattcaatttgctaaaaattgtgttgaaataaatatttttattataattataatataagttaataaattataaattcaaattaaatacattttctgatATGATGACGAAGATACAATTATGAAGTTGGCTGAAGTTTCTACATCTTAATATTGTTCTCAAtgaagttttattttcaaaaacatcaaCACTATTCAAACATACATTACACATTTAATCCAAACCAAGCTAACAGTTCAATAACATAactttagtattaataattttgctaataaaatattatagtgatacttgtttttttgtattgtttttttaaattattattgttaatgtttttgtataatacttaaaatatctcAACTTTTCAGGTGTTGTGATTGATTTTATCCTTTGCCCAAAATATATTTCCCTCTTAGTAAAAACTCATCAAAGATttctttataactatttaacatGATTTTAGTCTAGATATTTTTCATCAGGTTGCTGCTGGATAAAGCACAAAACACTGCACGCTCCACCGTGGCCCAAAAAAGCACGAATTCCACTTAAAgtgtgaaaaatatgtttatttgaatcttaaatatcattaatttgtatactgtatttgttaattaaatgatatggcgtggttataaataattattaggtgtaatacaaataattgtgtattaagcttatatattttatattacaattaagtaATTAAGATAGATCATtgtgattattgttattattattaggtattattattataataactatttatttatttttttattaattaagttaaatatttgttaaatttaatttaatgataagaaAACATAATCCGGCATTTCGACACACGCCAAGAGCTGTTTTGGATATATTTTGGGTAAGCggtgatttataaaattagtcataaggttatttgtatatgtattagaTAAACACAGATTTTAAATCCTTTTGTTAAAGgcatgattatataatatttaagtgaattctagatcattaatattatacttggctTAAATGAtttgttcattataaattgtgcACAGGTATTTGATCGTGGTTTAAAAGCTATACCATTGAGTGTTGACTTATGGATTCATTATATGGGTTATATGAAATCAGCATATCCAGATGATGAAGACATGATAAGGGAACAATTTGAAAGAGCAGTGGAAGCTTGTGGAATTGAATTtcggtaaatatattatattttaaattaaatttttttaaatgaatgtaataatgctagaaattaattgtttaagatCGGATCGTTTATGGgatcattatattaagtttgaattggaatgtaaacaatattcaaGAGTTACAGATATTTACGAACGCCTAATTGCTACTCCCACTcatggatttttaaataattttgaatggtAGTATTTATGCagtatttgaaattaacaaagatttttttatttattttttttctagtttcaAAGACTATGTAAAAAAGTatcctaaaaacaaaatattagaaGCTGTTAAATTTTTGGAGTTAAGAAAAGAAGTATTAGCTGAGATTAAGGAAGCTGAAGCTAAAAAATCACATGGTAGAAAAATTGATTCAGGTTCTGATTCTGATGACATGGCTGATCCTATAGAACaagtaatcaaaaataaatttttaagtttttaaaataaataattttatatattggttttttttttttttttttagcgaactaaagaagaaaatttaatgaaagagAGAATGATATCATCACGTATGGTAATACATAAGAACACAGCAGAAATGGTTGCATTACGATTACCCTATGAAGAAATGGTCagttttagattaattttacttaaattatttaagaacactagtttaatttttttgtggtttAGATTAAACGACCATACTTCCATGTAAAACCTTTAGAAAGATCTCAGATTAGAAATTGGAAAGAATATTTGGAATTTGAAATTAGTCATGGTAATTACAAACGTATTGTAGTGTTATTTGAAAGGTGCTTAATTGCTTGTGCTTTATATGAAGAATTTTGGActaaggtaataaataatttattatttaatgaactaaataaatcatttaatgactactaatttctatttataaatataattaatgattttccCTATAGTATGTAAGTTATTTGGAAAGTCTTGAATCTGATGACCAGGAAGTTAAAGACCGTATTGAAGATATATACATTAGAGCATGCACCGTTCATCATAAGAATAAACCTGGTATTAACTTAACATGGGCTTtgcatttagaaaataatggtaaataagttttgtaaaatattgttaatattaaaatttcatatatataatatatatataaacaatttgtatttttttaggaCAATATGATAAGGCTGCTCAAATTTTAGACATGTTAGACAGTGTATCTCcagataaaaagttaataatacaaaGAAGGATTAATTTGGAAAGACGAAGAAATTGTAATGATAGAGTATGCGAGTTATATGAACATTACATTAGTACAGCAAACTCTTCATTAACTTCTATTCTTTTGACAGTTAAATATGCTCGATTTGTTTGGAaagtaagaattttataaaaaccttaataaactacataaaatatttgtttaaaatgtatctgtTTAGATGTTACACAACAGTATTCGAGCTTCTGAAATTTTGTTGGCTggagtagaaaaaataaatgttagtatatcatagttattgaatattatttcttttataaaacatttttctttgtatTATAGAATGTTCAAAAAAGTAGTCGTCTGCTGTtacaattaattgaaattaaaatgagcGACAatccaataaatatttctgcGGTAGTCCAATTGATTGATAGCATCTTAGTTATGAAGTCCATTGATGTCGAACAACAAGTTATTTTTGCTCAACGCAAAGTTGAATTCCTAGAAGAATTTGGCAAGGACATACTTTTGTAAGTATTAAAGAATTCATTAAATGATGCCaagataaaaattaggtattagAAAAGGACATAGGTTGAAAAAATTCATCttaagtattaaacatttttataataaaaatatgaattatttaatcaagGCAGGATAGACCCTTTTTTTAGggaaaatgtcaaatattttaagggcatgcataaaaattgcataaattCCACACCACCCTCTAGGTcaataaatatgcaaaaaattggttgaacataatatatatttttatataattatatgtattatgtatgatcATGCCACACTTCtgatcaattaaatttatttatttaaccttCATTAGAGGTTGcagacatttataaaaacaactatCTTAGTTTCTgatgttattttgaaattaaacacTTCAAAACgccttttatttaatgtataatatactaaaaaaaaaaaaaattattcaaacttttttccgtttttattaaaaaaaaaaaatgtgattacaTTGGTTGTTAATATTGACCTTAGGTTCAGTTTTTTCAGTTGTTAACCAATCAggttatataatgataagaaacttcatttatataaaaaggaAATTAATTATCACTAATTAGTATTCAGTTGACAGTGTTTagagtgttataattttaatttataatattacaaaattgtgTTAAGATGCCTTTGAAAAGTTATATATCATACTCTAGTGAATCACATTTTCCACTAGAAAATCTCCCATATGGTGTATTCTCAACTGTTGATGATTCAACACATCGAATAGGAGTTGCTATTGGTGATAAAATTTTGGATTTGaaatattccaaaaatgtttttgattatCCTTTGTgtgaaatatttcaacaacCATCACTTCAAAGTTTAATGGCTTCAAATAAGGAAACATGGTCTCAAGCTCGTAAGTCGATTCAATCTTATTTAAGTATCGAACACtctgaaaatttgaaaaacggTGTATTTTGGGATCAAAATGAAGTTCAAATGCATTTGCCCACTTCAATAGGTGGttatactgattttttttcatcttattATCATGCTTACAACTGTGGTACTCTCCTGTCACCTAATAAACCTATAGCAGATAATTGGAGAAACATGCCAGTTGCATATCATGGTCGAACATCATCATTTAGAATTTCTGGTACGCCAGTTGTTCGACCAAGTGGACAGTATTTAAAAGATGGTGAAGTGACATTTGGCCCTACAGAAATGTTAGATTATGAACTTGAAGTGGCATTTTTTGTGGGTGGTACATTGAATTCTTTAAATGAACCGATACCGATCAGCAAAGCTTCAGATTATATATTTGGTATGGTGCTGTTGAATGATTGGAGCGCCAGAGACGTACAGTTGTGGGAATCACCTTTTCTTGGACCGTTCCTttccaaaaattttattacgaCTATTTCACCCTGGGTAGTAACAATGGAAGCTTTAGAAGAATTCAAAACAGACAACTTTAAACAAGATCCAGCTCcattaaagtatttacagcatgatattaagtacaattttgatatacatttaaatgcaAGTATTTATGGTCCAAAATCACCGCAAACTCACGTCATCTGTAATtccaactataaatatatgtactgGACTCCAATACAACAAATTGCTCATCACACCGTTACTGGCTGCGATTTGAAACCGGGTGATTTATTGTCATCTGGAACAATTAGTGGTCCTGAAGAGAATCAGCGTGCTTGTTTGGTAGAAAGAAATCTATTagggaaaaaattaatagatctGGGTGATAGAAAGTTGAAATTTTTCGAAGATGGCGACGAAGTAACAATATCTGGATTTTGTCAAGGAAATGGATACAAAATTGGTTTTGGCAACTGTGTCAGCAAAATTCTTccagcaaaata from Aphis gossypii isolate Hap1 chromosome 1, ASM2018417v2, whole genome shotgun sequence includes these protein-coding regions:
- the LOC114127985 gene encoding fumarylacetoacetase, whose translation is MPLKSYISYSSESHFPLENLPYGVFSTVDDSTHRIGVAIGDKILDLKYSKNVFDYPLCEIFQQPSLQSLMASNKETWSQARKSIQSYLSIEHSENLKNGVFWDQNEVQMHLPTSIGGYTDFFSSYYHAYNCGTLLSPNKPIADNWRNMPVAYHGRTSSFRISGTPVVRPSGQYLKDGEVTFGPTEMLDYELEVAFFVGGTLNSLNEPIPISKASDYIFGMVLLNDWSARDVQLWESPFLGPFLSKNFITTISPWVVTMEALEEFKTDNFKQDPAPLKYLQHDIKYNFDIHLNASIYGPKSPQTHVICNSNYKYMYWTPIQQIAHHTVTGCDLKPGDLLSSGTISGPEENQRACLVERNLLGKKLIDLGDRKLKFFEDGDEVTISGFCQGNGYKIGFGNCVSKILPAK
- the LOC114127982 gene encoding pre-mRNA-processing factor 39-like, which encodes MSSDSENTNHARKSETVYDELEKLISSVDADEKELKMKMEKKKSNGKENKIKESNGLADLKNENELKNKNELEDKTVTMKNENGNEEKRINEDDNHLESKDSQNNSEDGKEELELSEMIVCDEVAGDSDEDDNKIEIEATITNDKDKYERDTKKIKKDSKEKESNKKKYDKKSDSKSKDRSRKEDSKRVDKKRSRTPSKDRSSKDSSLKKRSKVSDKEKESKKLRELDKFWQTVRDDPSDFIGWTYLLQYVDGAKNIEAAREAYDAFLDLYPYCYGYWRKYADYERKNGTKENCEKVFDRGLKAIPLSVDLWIHYMGYMKSAYPDDEDMIREQFERAVEACGIEFRSDRLWDHYIKFELECKQYSRVTDIYERLIATPTHGFLNNFECFKDYVKKYPKNKILEAVKFLELRKEVLAEIKEAEAKKSHGRKIDSGSDSDDMADPIEQRTKEENLMKERMISSRMVIHKNTAEMVALRLPYEEMIKRPYFHVKPLERSQIRNWKEYLEFEISHGNYKRIVVLFERCLIACALYEEFWTKYVSYLESLESDDQEVKDRIEDIYIRACTVHHKNKPGINLTWALHLENNGQYDKAAQILDMLDSVSPDKKLIIQRRINLERRRNCNDRVCELYEHYISTANSSLTSILLTVKYARFVWKMLHNSIRASEILLAGVEKINNVQKSSRLLLQLIEIKMSDNPINISAVVQLIDSILVMKSIDVEQQVIFAQRKVEFLEEFGKDILLINKATAELKRYMKTYNESEKKTELIDSPSSVKT